Genomic window (Paenibacillus sp. 37):
CGTTTCTCATATAATTTATGTAACCAAGTTTCATGTGATGAAACATGAGGAGGGCATTATGCCATGGAAGATCGAAAGTTAACCGTCCGGGCTGTGGAACGGGCGCTGGATATATTATTATGTTTTACCACACGCAGTGATCTGGGACTCACCGAAATTGCCAGCCAGATTGGCCTGCACAAAAGTACAGTGCACCGTTTGATGGCTACGCTGGAGGATCGAGGGTTCGTGATCCGCGATGCAGCAACAGAGAAGTACCGACTTGGCATCCGAATCTGGGAGCTGTCAGCTCATATGTCCCGCAGTGATGATCCCGCTATTCTGCTGCTGCCTGCGATGGAGCGACTGAGAGATCGATTGGGGGAGACGGTAAGTCTGTACTTGCGTGATGGGAGTGAAAGGATACGGATTCAAGCTGTGCAAAGTGATCAGGCGATCCGCCGAGTCGCTCCAGTGGGTGTTAGACTCCCGCTGTCTGTGGGCGCTTCCAGCAAAGTTTTGATGGCGTTTGCCACGGACGAGGATCGTGAAGAACTGATGAACGGGCCGGAATGGCCGGTGTTTATTGATCCCGCGGTGTATTTGGCGCAAATGGGAGATATCCGGGATAACGGATATGCGACGAGTTATGAGGAGCGTGAGCCGGGAGCTGCCGCGGTATCTGTACCGATTATGGATCGCCGAGGCAATATTGCAGCTGCTCTCTCGGTCTCAGGGCCTGTCAGCCGACTTTCGCAGGAGACATTGCATGAATACGCACCTGTG
Coding sequences:
- a CDS encoding IclR family transcriptional regulator; translation: MEDRKLTVRAVERALDILLCFTTRSDLGLTEIASQIGLHKSTVHRLMATLEDRGFVIRDAATEKYRLGIRIWELSAHMSRSDDPAILLLPAMERLRDRLGETVSLYLRDGSERIRIQAVQSDQAIRRVAPVGVRLPLSVGASSKVLMAFATDEDREELMNGPEWPVFIDPAVYLAQMGDIRDNGYATSYEEREPGAAAVSVPIMDRRGNIAAALSVSGPVSRLSQETLHEYAPVLKDAATQMGLMLS